From one Lycium ferocissimum isolate CSIRO_LF1 chromosome 7, AGI_CSIRO_Lferr_CH_V1, whole genome shotgun sequence genomic stretch:
- the LOC132065595 gene encoding F-box/WD-40 repeat-containing protein At5g21040-like, translating to MEFECQRGTKIGLKDCSIDCVDYYPSKEKADPSFIEPLKNPKSFTFDSEKQKSLWRLDGKCEESLGVNEVLPDCRRSITDLPPALISEILNCLEPKELGVVSCVNTSLYRLASEHHVWKEFYCERWGQPMLLAPPLGTDEKSWKELFVDREFRSKTFMGRYSIDTLYGHTEAVRTVSVLSSKKLVFTSGYDQIVRMWDMEEGLSIASSRPLGCTIRAVAADSRLLIAGGTDGFIHGWRAEDGNPHLFDLRSPQNQNTEFRVWEHEGPITCLALDINKMYSGSWDMSIRVWDRTSLKCLKVLMHNDWVWSLASHDTTVASVAGSGLYVWDINIGSKLATVNNVHAGNAFSLARSHTGKLLFTGGEDGAIHMFEIIRNVKFHVRRVATWIPHSGAVYSLAFEFPWLVSASSDGKLSLIDVRKLLRTNRSYVRENKNKNIEPPQRMLHGFGSNLFAVDVGLDRIVCAGEEGVVRIWNFSEALEVEQRVRALRGLRLENRMRRRKLQSEMTGKGGRADQCSVAAKKNQMSGDRNSWRNKRRVTGKLKA from the coding sequence ATGGAATTTGAATGCCAAAGAGGTACTAAGATTGGTTTGAAAGATTGTTCTATAGATTGTGTAGACTACTACCCCAGCAAAGAAAAAGCTGATCCTAGTTTTATTGAACCTTTAAAGAACCCAAAGAGTTTCACATTTGACTCAGAGAAGCAAAAATCATTGTGGAGATTGGATGGGAAATGCGAGGAGTCGCTCGGTGTTAATGAGGTCCTGCCTGATTGTCGTCGGTCTATTACAGACCTTCCTCCGGCATTGATCTCAGAAATACTTAATTGCTTAGAACCGAAGGAGCTTGGTGTTGTTTCATGTGTGAATACGTCGTTGTATCGTCTTGCTTCTGAGCACCATGTGTGGAAGGAGTTTTATTGTGAGAGGTGGGGCCAGCCAATGTTGCTGGCCCCACCTTTGGGCACAGATGAGAAGTCGTGGAAGGAGCTTTTCGTGGATAGGGAGTTCCGTAGTAAAACATTCATGGGACGTTATAGTATTGATACATTGTATGGTCATACTGAGGCTGTTAGAACGGTTTCCGTTTTATCTTCAAAGAAACTTGTGTTTACTTCAGGGTATGATCAGATAGTACGAATGTGGGACATGGAAGAAGGTTTATCTATTGCATCGTCTCGCCCTCTTGGCTGCACTATTCGTGCAGTTGCAGCTGATTCGAGGCTCTTAATAGCAGGGGGTACAGATGGATTCATACATGGTTGGAGAGCCGAGGATGGAAATCCACATCTCTTTGATCTTAGATCACCTCAGAACCAAAACACAGAATTCAGAGTCTGGGAACATGAAGGACCGATAACATGTCTTGCATTGGACATAAATAAGATGTACAGTGGTTCATGGGACATGAGTATACGTGTTTGGGATCGAACTTCTTTGAAATGTCTGAAAGTTTTAATGCATAATGACTGGGTTTGGAGCCTTGCTTCCCATGATACAACAGTGGCGAGCGTTGCAGGCTCAGGTCTTTATGTTTGGGACATTAATATTGGGTCAAAACTTGCTACTGTCAACAATGTTCATGCTGGTAATGCTTTTTCTTTGGCGCGAAGTCACACTGGGAAGCTTCTATTCACTGGAGGGGAAGATGGAGCTATACACATGTTCGAGATCATTAGAAATGTTAAGTTTCATGTCAGGCGTGTGGCGACATGGATTCCTCACTCGGGTGCTGTTTATTCTCTTGCATTTGAGTTCCCTTGGCTTGTTTCAGCTTCTAGTGATGGAAAGCTCTCGCTTATTGATGTGAGAAAGCTGTTGAGGACCAATCGGAGTTATGTGAGggagaataaaaataaaaatatagagcCACCTCAAAGAATGCTACATGGGTTTGGGAGCAATCTGTTTGCTGTGGATGTTGGTCTTGATCGTATTGTATGTGCTGGAGAAGAAGGTGTTGTTAGGATCTGGAACTTCTCAGAAGCTTTGGAGGTTGAGCAAAGAGTTCGAGCATTAAGAGGACTAAGGTTAGAGAACAGAATGAGGAGGCGTAAACTTCAGTCTGAAATGACTGGTAAAGGTGGTCGTGCTGATCAGTGCTCAGTTGCTGCGAAGAAGAATCAAATGAGTGGTGATAGGAACAGCTGGCGCAACAAGCGTAGGGTGACCGGGAAGCTGAAGGCCTAG